In Brassica rapa cultivar Chiifu-401-42 chromosome A06, CAAS_Brap_v3.01, whole genome shotgun sequence, a single window of DNA contains:
- the LOC103873775 gene encoding serine/threonine-protein kinase SRK2H, whose translation MDKYEVVKDLGAGNFGVARLLRHKETKELVAMKYIERGRKIDENVAREIINHRSLRHPNIIRFKEVVLTPTHLAIVMEYASGGELFERICNAGRFSEAEARYFFQQLICGVDYCHSLQICHRDLKLENTLLDGSPAPLLKICDFGYSKSSLLHSRPKSTVGTPAYIAPEVLSRREYDGKNADVWSCGVTLYVMLVGGYPFEDPDDPRNFRKTIQRIMAVQYKIPDYVHISQECKHLLSRIFVTNPAKRITLKEIKKHPWFLKNLPKELTDSAQAAYYKRDNPSFSLQSVEDIMKIVGEARNPAPSSSAVKGFDEDDEDEVEEEEEEEDEEEEDEEEEEDEYEKHVKEAHKSQESSKA comes from the exons ATGGACAAGTATGAAGTTGTCAAGGACTTGGGAGCTGGGAACTTCGGTGTTGCTCGTCTTCTTAGGCATAAAGAGACTAAGGAGCTTGTTGCTATGAAGTACATCGAGAGAGGTCGCAAG ATTGATGAGAATGTGGCGAGAGAGATTATTAATCACAGATCACTTAGGCATCCTAATATCATCCGATTCAAGGAGGTGGTTCTGACTCCAACTCATCTTGCTATTGTAATGGAGTATGCTTCTGGAGGAGAGCTCTTTGAAAGAATCTGTAATGCTGGTAGATTCAGTGAAGCTGAG GCTAGATACTTCTTTCAGCAGCTGATTTGTGGAGTGGATTACTGTCATTCCCTG CAAATATGTCATAGAGATCTGAAGCTTGAGAACACTCTGCTCGATGGTAGTCCTGCACCACTGTTGAAAATCTGTGACTTTGGTTACTCCAAG TCATCTCTGCTTCACTCTAGACCTAAATCAACTGTTGGAACTCCAGCTTACATTGCACCTGAAGTTCTCTCTAGAAGAGAATATGATGGGAAG AATGCGGATGTTTGGTCTTGTGGTGTGACTCTTTATGTGATGCTGGTTGGAGGTTATCCCTTTGAAGACCCTGATGATCCCAGAAACTTCAGGAAAACAATCCAA CGTATAATGGCTGTCCAGTACAAGATCCCGGACTACGTTCACATATCTCAGGAGTGCAAACACCTTCTCTCTCGCATCTTTGTCACTAATCCAGCTAAG AGGATCACACTTAAAGAGATCAAGAAGCACCCGTGGTTCTTGAAGAACTTGCCTAAGGAGCTTACGGATTCTGCTCAAGCAGCGTACTACAAGAGAGACAACCCAAGCTTCTCTCTTCAAAGCGTTGAGGACATTATGAAGATCGTTGGAGAAGCAAGGAATCCAGCTCCGTCTTCTAGTGCCGTCAAGGGctttgatgaagatgatgaagacgaggttgaagaagaggaagaagaagaagatgaagaagaagaagatgaagaggaagaagaggatgaaTATGAGAAGCATGTCAAAGAGGCACATAAGAGCCAAGAGTCTTCTAAAGcttaa
- the LOC103873776 gene encoding WD repeat-containing protein 26 homolog isoform X1, with the protein MDGTIGPKGLVKKTELVRIMTDALISLGFNGIATDLQNQSGVNLLDPTIRHFLDEAKRKEWNSCIKLVQEEEGLQVRDEKVARFLLLEQIFLDFLKDDNLDDALNTLQEEMTPLGVKRRRLEKLPSKFVFPDSDEERFTEVTRKVQKLFPPAAIVPEGRLVRLLEESLYHQMRDCDYHNAPDTDMSLCFDHCCWKSKIPSKTVQTLVGHTDEVWFLKFSNNGKCLASSSKDNTAIIWEINAEGGEFSMKHRLEGHEKPVVVVLWSPDDQQVITCGENEVIKRWDVGSGQCVQTYGRVDVGSISCRWLHDGSGIIGAMADRRIYLWNLDGTEIEHEQGQRGQKIYDVAMTSDGKWLVSVGREQNEISLFDRVTRGETVIQVEGMVTSFSLSRDDKYLLVNLITQEIHVWMIDGRREPRRVYKFSGHKRNRFVIRSCFGGYDDNFIASGSEDTQVYIWHTDFETGPCCVLPGHGGAVNCVSWNPADLHMLASASDDKTIRIWGLDLE; encoded by the exons ATGGATGGTACGATAGGCCCCAAAGGCCTCGTCAAAAAGACCGAGCTCGTTAGGATAATGACAGATGCACTCATCTCCCTTGGTTTCAACGGCATCGCTACCGACTTACAGAACCAATCCGGCGTTAATCTCCTCGATCCTACTATCAGGCACTTTCTCGACGAAGCAAAGCGTAAAGAATGGAACAGCTGCATTAAACTAGTGCAGGAGGAGGAGGGATTACAAGTGCGTGATGAAAAGGTTGCGAGATTCTTGCTGCTAGAGCAAATCTTTCTCGACTTCTTGAAGGATGATAACCTTGATGATGCACTCAACACTTTACAGGAAGAGATGACGCCTCTCGGTGTTAAAAGGAGGCGCCTTGAAAAGCTTCCCTCCAAATTTGTGTTTCCAGATTCTGATGAAGAGAGGTTCACTGAGGTTACGAGGAAGGTGCAAAAACTGTTTCCTCCTGCAGCTATAGTGCCAGAAGGGAGGTTGGTGCGTCTCTTAGAAGAGTCACTTTATCATCAGATGAGGGACTGTGATTACCATAATGCTCCTGATACTGATATGTCCCTGTGCTTTGATCATTGCTGTTGGAAATCCAAAATTCCTTCCAAGACTGTTCAG ACATTGGTGGGACATACAGATGAGGTCTGGTTCTTGAAATTCTCAAATAATGGCAAAtgcttggcttcttcttctaagGATAACACAGCAATTATATGGGAG ATCAATGCAGAGGGAGGAGAGTTTTCGATGAAGCATAGACTTGAGGGACACGAGAAGCCAGTTGTAGTAGTCTTATGGAGTCCAGATGATCAACAAGTCATCACATGTGGAGAAAACGAAGTCATCAAGCGCTGGGACGTTGGCTCAGGACAATGTGTTCAAACCTATGGAAGAGTTGATGTTGGTTCCATTTCTTGCAGATGGCTTCATGACGGTTCGGGTATAATTGGCGCGATGGCAGACAGGCGGATCTACTTGTGGAACTTAGATGGGACTGAGATAGAGCACGAGCAAGGGCAAAGGGGACAGAAGATTTATGATGTAGCCATGACGAGTGATGGGAAGTGGCTTGTAAGCGTGGGAAGGGAGCAGAATGAGATCTCATTGTTTGATAGAGTGACTAGAGGTGAGACGGTGATTCAAGTGGAAGGCATGGTTACCTCGTTCTCGCTTTCGAGAGACGACAAGTATCTTCTAGTTAATCTCATTACACAGGAGATCCACGTCTGGATGATTGATGGCAGACGCGAACCACGGAGGGTTTACAAGTTCAGTGGCCACAAGCGTAATAGGTTTGTTATCAGGTCTTGCTTTGGTGGCTACGATGACAATTTCATCGCCAGTGGGAGTGAGGATACTCAG gtATACATATGGCACACAGACTTTGAGACGGGACCTTGTTGTGTACTGCCAGGACACGGAGGAGCTGTGAACTGTGTGAGTTGGAACCCCGCTGATCTTCATATGTTGGCCTCAGCGAGTGACGATAAAACCATCCGGATTTGGGGACTTGACTTGGAGTGA
- the LOC103873776 gene encoding WD repeat-containing protein 26 homolog isoform X2, with translation MDGTIGPKGLVKKTELVRIMTDALISLGFNGIATDLQNQSGVNLLDPTIRHFLDEAKRKEWNSCIKLVQEEEGLQVRDEKEEMTPLGVKRRRLEKLPSKFVFPDSDEERFTEVTRKVQKLFPPAAIVPEGRLVRLLEESLYHQMRDCDYHNAPDTDMSLCFDHCCWKSKIPSKTVQTLVGHTDEVWFLKFSNNGKCLASSSKDNTAIIWEINAEGGEFSMKHRLEGHEKPVVVVLWSPDDQQVITCGENEVIKRWDVGSGQCVQTYGRVDVGSISCRWLHDGSGIIGAMADRRIYLWNLDGTEIEHEQGQRGQKIYDVAMTSDGKWLVSVGREQNEISLFDRVTRGETVIQVEGMVTSFSLSRDDKYLLVNLITQEIHVWMIDGRREPRRVYKFSGHKRNRFVIRSCFGGYDDNFIASGSEDTQVYIWHTDFETGPCCVLPGHGGAVNCVSWNPADLHMLASASDDKTIRIWGLDLE, from the exons ATGGATGGTACGATAGGCCCCAAAGGCCTCGTCAAAAAGACCGAGCTCGTTAGGATAATGACAGATGCACTCATCTCCCTTGGTTTCAACGGCATCGCTACCGACTTACAGAACCAATCCGGCGTTAATCTCCTCGATCCTACTATCAGGCACTTTCTCGACGAAGCAAAGCGTAAAGAATGGAACAGCTGCATTAAACTAGTGCAGGAGGAGGAGGGATTACAAGTGCGTGATGAAAAG GAAGAGATGACGCCTCTCGGTGTTAAAAGGAGGCGCCTTGAAAAGCTTCCCTCCAAATTTGTGTTTCCAGATTCTGATGAAGAGAGGTTCACTGAGGTTACGAGGAAGGTGCAAAAACTGTTTCCTCCTGCAGCTATAGTGCCAGAAGGGAGGTTGGTGCGTCTCTTAGAAGAGTCACTTTATCATCAGATGAGGGACTGTGATTACCATAATGCTCCTGATACTGATATGTCCCTGTGCTTTGATCATTGCTGTTGGAAATCCAAAATTCCTTCCAAGACTGTTCAG ACATTGGTGGGACATACAGATGAGGTCTGGTTCTTGAAATTCTCAAATAATGGCAAAtgcttggcttcttcttctaagGATAACACAGCAATTATATGGGAG ATCAATGCAGAGGGAGGAGAGTTTTCGATGAAGCATAGACTTGAGGGACACGAGAAGCCAGTTGTAGTAGTCTTATGGAGTCCAGATGATCAACAAGTCATCACATGTGGAGAAAACGAAGTCATCAAGCGCTGGGACGTTGGCTCAGGACAATGTGTTCAAACCTATGGAAGAGTTGATGTTGGTTCCATTTCTTGCAGATGGCTTCATGACGGTTCGGGTATAATTGGCGCGATGGCAGACAGGCGGATCTACTTGTGGAACTTAGATGGGACTGAGATAGAGCACGAGCAAGGGCAAAGGGGACAGAAGATTTATGATGTAGCCATGACGAGTGATGGGAAGTGGCTTGTAAGCGTGGGAAGGGAGCAGAATGAGATCTCATTGTTTGATAGAGTGACTAGAGGTGAGACGGTGATTCAAGTGGAAGGCATGGTTACCTCGTTCTCGCTTTCGAGAGACGACAAGTATCTTCTAGTTAATCTCATTACACAGGAGATCCACGTCTGGATGATTGATGGCAGACGCGAACCACGGAGGGTTTACAAGTTCAGTGGCCACAAGCGTAATAGGTTTGTTATCAGGTCTTGCTTTGGTGGCTACGATGACAATTTCATCGCCAGTGGGAGTGAGGATACTCAG gtATACATATGGCACACAGACTTTGAGACGGGACCTTGTTGTGTACTGCCAGGACACGGAGGAGCTGTGAACTGTGTGAGTTGGAACCCCGCTGATCTTCATATGTTGGCCTCAGCGAGTGACGATAAAACCATCCGGATTTGGGGACTTGACTTGGAGTGA
- the LOC103873777 gene encoding pyruvate kinase, cytosolic isozyme, with amino-acid sequence MSNIDIEGILKELPNDGRTPKTKIVCTLGPASRSVPMIEKLLKAGMNVARFNFSHGSHEYHQETLDNLRAAMQNTGILAAVMLDTKGPEIRTGFLKDGNPIQLKEGQEITISTDYEIKGDEKTISMSYKKLPVDVQPGHTILCADGSISLAVLSCDPKSGTVRCRCENTAMLGERKNVNLPGVVVDLPTLTEKDVEDILKWGVPNKIDMIALSFVRKGSDLVNVRKVLGSHSKSIMLMSKVENQEGVLNFDEILRETDAFMVARGDLGMEIPIEKIFLAQKMMIYKCNLAGKPVVTATQMLESMIKSPRPTRAEATDVANAVLDGTDCVMLSGESAAGAFPEIAVKTMAKICIEAESSLDYNTIFKEMIRATPLPMSTLESLASSAVRTANKARAKLIIVLTRGGTTAKLVAKYRPAVPILSVVVPVFTSDTFNWSCSDESPARHSLIYRGLIPVLAEGSAKATDNESTEEIIESALKQATEKGLCNHGDAVVALHRIGAASVIKICVVK; translated from the exons ATGTCGAACATAGACATTGAAGGGATACTGAAGGAGCTTCCTAACGATGGGAGGACTCCGAAGACGAAGATTGTGTGCACTCTAGGTCCTGCGTCTCGCTCTGTTCCTATGATTGAGAAGCTTCTCAAAGCGGGAATGAATGTTGCTCGTTTCAACTTCTCTCACGGAAGTCACGAGTACCATCAGGAGACTCTTGACAATCTCCGCGCCGCTATGCAGAATACTGGCATCCTCGCTGCTGTTATGCTTGATACAAAG GGGCCTGAGATTCGTACCGGTTTCTTGAAAGATGGGAACCCTATACAGCTTAAGGAAGGCCAGGAGATCACTATCAGCACCGATTACGAGATCAAGGGCGATGAGAAAACGATTTCCATGAGCTACAAGAAGCTGCCGGTGGATGTGCAGCCAGGACATACAATACTATGTGCTGATGGGAGCATAAGTCTAGCTGTGCTGTCATGCGATCCAAAGTCTGGAACTGTGCGATGTCGATGTGAAAACACGGCGATGCTTGGGGAAAGAAAGAACGTGAATCTCCCTGGTGTTGTTGTTGATCTCCCCACGTTGACTGAGAAGGATGTTGAAGATATTCTTAAATGGGGTGTTCCAAACAAGATCGATATGATTGCTCTCTCGTTTGTTCGCAAAGGTTCAGATCTTGTTAATGTCAGGAAAGTACTTGGTTCACATTCCAAGAGTATAATGTTGATGTCCAAG GTTGAGAACCAGGAAGGAGTTTTGAACTTCGACGAGATCTTGCGTGAAACAGATGCATTCATGGTTGCTCGTGGTGATCTCGGAATGGAGATACCGATAGAGAAGATCTTCTTGGCTCAGAAGATGATGATCTACAAGTGTAACCTCGCTGGCAAACCGGTGGTCACAGCCACTCAAATGCTCGAGTCTATGATCAAGTCTCCCCGGCCAACACGAGCTGAAGCCACTGACGTGGCAAACGCGGTTCTGGACGGCACAGACTGCGTTATGCTAAGCGGTGAAAGCGCTGCAGGAGCCTTCCCTGAGATAGCAGTGAAAACAATGGCTAAAATCTGCATAGAAGCAGAATCGTCGCTTGACTACAACACAATCTTCAAGGAGATGATTAGAGCGACTCCACTTCCAATGAGCACGCTCGAGAGTCTTGCATCATCCGCCGTAAGGACAGCAAACAAAGCCAGGGCCAAACTCATCATCGTGTTGACTAGAGGAGGTACAACAGCTAAGCTGGTGGCCAAGTATAGACCTGCTGTTCCGATTCTCTCGGTGGTTGTTCCGGTTTTCACCAGCGATACATTTAACTGGAGCTGCAGCGATGAGTCACCGGCCAGGCATAGTTTGATATATAGAGGCTTGATACCGGTGTTGGCTGAAGGATCTGCAAAAGCGACTGATAATGAATCTACAGAGGAGATTATCGAGTCTGCTTTGAAGCAAGCGACTGAGAAAGGACTGTGTAACCATGGTGATGCTGTGGTGGCTCTGCACCGTATTGGAGCTGCTTCTGTTATCAAGATCTGTGTGGTCAAGTGA
- the LOC103873778 gene encoding SOSS complex subunit B homolog gives MISYSLLQTRDSILAVSDKMHVFLKDIVPAAQNNINTRFIILDKSRSPASASGKSCIALAADETAAVHIQLWGDECDAFEAGDIVKLANGIFSYVRNSGLLLRAGKRGKMEKMGEFTVAFVETPNVSEIQWNPDPENPKRYIQNGVVSAHSRIFPPLP, from the exons ATGATCTCTTACTCTCTGCTCCAAACCA GAGATTCTATCCTAGCGGTTTCCGACAAGATGCACGTGTTTCTCAAGGACATAGTTCCGGCGGCACAGAACAACATAAACACGCGTTTCATCATCCTCGACAAGTCAAGATCACCCGCCTCGGCGAGCGGAAAGAGTTGTATCGCGTTAGCTGCGGATGAAACAGCGGCGGTTCACATACAGCTGTGGGGAGACGAGTGCGACGCCTTCGAGGCAGGGGATATCGTGAAGCTCGCCAATGGGATATTCTCGTACGTGAGGAACAGTGGGCTCCTTCTCAGAGCTGGGAAACGTGGGAAGATGGAGAAGATGGGTGAGTTCACTGTTGCGTTTGTCGAAACGCCTAACGTTAGCGAGATCCAGTGGAATCCTGATCCTGAGAATCCCAAACGCTATATTCAGAACGGGGTCGTTTCTGCGCATTCCCGTATTTTCCCTCCTTTGCCTTGA